In Ectothiorhodosinus mongolicus, one DNA window encodes the following:
- a CDS encoding type II toxin-antitoxin system Phd/YefM family antitoxin produces the protein MTGITATEARSNLYRLIDETAESHQPIVIMGKRNKAILVSEEDWSAIQETLHLLSVPGMRESIREGMETPVDECDEELDW, from the coding sequence ATGACGGGAATCACAGCGACTGAGGCGCGCAGCAACCTATATCGGTTAATTGATGAGACTGCTGAGTCGCATCAACCCATCGTCATTATGGGTAAGCGGAACAAAGCCATTTTGGTGTCGGAGGAAGACTGGTCTGCCATTCAGGAGACACTTCATCTGCTTTCCGTACCGGGTATGCGTGAGTCTATTCGTGAGGGGATGGAAACCCCTGTGGATGAGTGCGATGAGGAGCTGGACTGGTGA